The DNA sequence ACCGCCACCACTTCCAGTTTGGGCAGTTGCGCCATCAGCGCCTGGCTGATGCCCGTGTGGCCACCGGTGATCACGCCGCGAATGTTGGCGCCGTGTTCCTGCAAATACGCCGCTTTGTCGGCCTGCTCGAAATAACGTCTGATCGTGAACAGTTCGCCGAGACGGGCATTGATTTCAGGAATCAGGATCGGGCTGAGCTGCAAGACTTCTGGCTTCATGTAAACCTCACTTACGCAATAAAAAAGCCGGCTCAACCGCGGCCGGCAAACGGCATGGCAGTGGCCATGACGGTCATGTTCAGGACGTTGGCCGACAGTGGCAGACCGGCGATGTAGCGCACAGCGTCGGCGACGTGCTTGACGTCGACCATCGGCTCCACGGCGATGCTGCCGTTGGCCTGGCGCACCCCTTTGGTCATGCGCACCGACATTTCGGTCAAGGCATTGCCGATATCGATCTGGCTGCAGGCGATATTGAATTCCCGACCATCCAGGGCCAGGGATTTGGTCAATCCCAATACCGCGTGTTTGCTGGCGGTGTACGCGCTGCTGAAAGGACGTGGGGTGTGGGCCGAAATCGAACCGTTATTGATGATGCGACCCCCCTGTGGCTGTTGCCGGCGCATGAGCCCGAACGCGCCGCGGGCACAGAGAAAAACACCGTTGAGGTTGGTATCGATCACGTTGCG is a window from the Pseudomonas gozinkensis genome containing:
- a CDS encoding SDR family oxidoreductase, which translates into the protein MSDTQSLKVALVTGAGSGIGRSVALGLLADGYTLVLAGRRPEPLQALVDLAASEGREALAVPSDVRDPASVDQLFATIAEVYGRLDVVFNNAGVNAPAVPLDELTFEQWRNVIDTNLNGVFLCARGAFGLMRRQQPQGGRIINNGSISAHTPRPFSSAYTASKHAVLGLTKSLALDGREFNIACSQIDIGNALTEMSVRMTKGVRQANGSIAVEPMVDVKHVADAVRYIAGLPLSANVLNMTVMATAMPFAGRG